From Salminus brasiliensis chromosome 12, fSalBra1.hap2, whole genome shotgun sequence:
GATGGTCTAGAACCGCTGTAGTGAAGATGTACCAAGAATTAACTTCTcccacattgagtgcctcccaacggcataacagtggtgcgcCATGTGTCATTGGTGCCAGAGAGGAACATGAGGAACTCCAGTGAggggtacagagcaatcgatgCACCACAGTGCACCAGTTAACCTCTGCGATAAACACCTTCCGTCCATGCCACGACTGAATGGAAGTTAAGAAGTTTAGagattttctattggtctaatCACCCAAAATTAGATGTAgatgagatacatggttttcattggacagcagcaatatataaTATCCTAATATCCATAATATCCATGTACTCAAGTACACATTCAACATCTGAAATCGGATAGAGCACTTCGGAAAATACAGTTCCATGGCTCCACTGCCCATTGGAAGGGGCTTTCCCTTTAGCCAGCGTTTGGCATTGGGCACTGTGACCTGACACTCATGTATGAATGCTTCAGTAAGTACCATTGCTTTTCTATGGGGATTATACActtgaacatctgtgtcagtaaagggtgcaccttaaagtagctgaattcattcattagaaagggtgttcGGATATTTTTGGACTTACAATGTTAGTAACAcatacacaaccacacacatttgtgCACTTGgtagttttactgctgtttatgCACCTACCAACAATGATAGTAACATGCTAATGTGTGATGTGTTGATACGAGTGTGGTGTTGGGGTTTTCACACATTTCAGTGTCATAGCTCTGTTGTGAACAATTCAAAAAGTTTTAATTCATCCAAATGTATGGTGAGAACCTTTTCTGGTAATAAAATGTCTATTGAAGGATGCTGGAGCATGGCTGACACATACTGTGTATGAAGAAAAGGATCTAGTCTCTGTCTGCATCTACACAGTGGCCTCTTAGTGTGCACAGTGCAACACATCACGTCCTGTGATGTTGATTACTGGATTTGTATCAGTTTGCCCATGCACACCTCCTATCTCTGAACAGTTCAATGCAACTAAACATCTTTGGGCTACTATAAAAATATAACAGACAAAAATAGTTTGCAGAATTACGCCACAGACTGAGGAACTGAGGAATGCAATAAAAGTCCATTGAACATAGACTGGTCTACTGGCTCCCTCTGCTGGATAAGAACAAGCTCTGTATTCAGCATTCCtaatttctacatttctaaatCACACCAATACATGACAACACAGATTTGCCAAATCAGAAAAGGTACACCCAGTATAAATCAATCCCTCTGCTTTTGTGATATGCTTTAGGAAtgtttcaatgtaaaaaaaaaaaattaagagaaaACTTTTTAATGCAggttttaatgcttttttaatGTGAAGGAAACATAATCCTAATGTTCTTGTAAACATAAGCATTTAGGGGCGTTGTGAACCTCTGCAGTAGGGTATTCAGTCAAGggtttacatttaaagcatttagcagacactcttttccagagtgacttacaaaagtgcttcactattccCTCAGAAAATactcttagctagtttgtacagactaggatccaaaataTACCTTTAAGCTACAGACGCTACTGACtgaaagtcagtatggagaccacaatagtCTGCACTACACTTCCCTCAAGTCCTCttagaagaggtgggtctttagtctgcgtttaaagacagcgaggaCTCAGCCGTTGAGACaaccaggggaagttcgttccaccacttcggggccaggacagaaaaaggatgcttgtcttccgtgacCTTGaaggatggcaggtcaagctgagccatacttgaagctcgaagggctcttgctTCAGATatgcttttgaccattgccacaTCTCAACTAGAAATCATAGCGCATTTTCATGTCATGAGCTGAGTGTTAAATGATAGGTGAGGGTGGTGGGAGGAGAGGGTGAAACATGATGTTATTAGTTTATCTGTCCCACCTGATGATGTAATTAAAAATAAGAAGTCATTTTTCTGAGATTACAGAATACAAGATTTTATCTGGttgacttttcttctttgtgaACGTCTGTTTCCActtctttttcattttgattAGTTTTAGCTCCCAGTCCTGGATCCTGGCGTCTTTCTGAAGTTGATCACGATCACTTCACTGGAGCTTTCAGGGATGAACCCAAAGTGCTGGTCTGAGAACAAGGTAGCTCTAGAAAAAATATAGCAGATGCATGAATACCAGACAGTAAAGGCTAAAAGTCTGTAAGGACATTATGGAAGGTTTTTTCAGCATCTTTCTTATGACTGAACTTGGGTGTCCACTGCTTAttcatgatcatcatcatcttcagctgCCAGTCCTGATGCCACTGAGCTCCAGAGTGGTCTAAGAATAATGGCTGAGAACCAATCCCAGTGAAATCAGAGCTGCATTTAGTTCTCCTATAGTCTTGTGTATACTGTGTagcattttcttcttttctgaCTAACAAAACACACCTTTAAAATGGACTCTTGGAGGTTTGGTATCTTGTAAAGATTCGGGTCTACTGTCAGTCTTTGAAGAATTCTCATAAACATTAGCATAACATCTGCACATGCCACCTTTTATGCTTTGTTTTTGCCAACACGTTAAATAAACAGCAATTGCGTATTCAAACATAAGTGTACAGAGCTGTGTTTTCTAAAGAGGGTGTGCTAATGTACATTCACTCAGAAAACAATCAATAAAACCTATTATTTTAATCAGGGGTCAATGTTCAATGCCGCGTTTTAAGAAGACTTAATACACATCGAGCAGCACGGTAAAAtacggagggggggggggatgggggggtcAGACAAGTGTACCTGGTAGTTCTCGCGAGGGCAAACGGGAGGACGATGTGGtgcgtaatgcattctgggatttttggctgtgccaagtccacacaagtcaccTTCTAAAGCACCCTCGATAACACGGGCGGAAGAAGGACACATCCGGGCATTTGGATGTGAACTTTTGAAAGGAAcagtacttgggctgcaactgatgaCGTTTCACAAGTCCACgagaacacaagtgcagacaagGACGCAGATTGAGAATCGGCCAAGGCCAAGTGACTACTGTACTACGCATGCGCAGTACAAACCAGCCCGGCGCCCAAATCAAGTACCGGCGATTGACTGCTGTAAAATTAATTAACTCAAATTGTAAACACAGAGCACTTTTGAATGAACATATTTTACAGAAAGTGAGATTGGGTATAAACTTAAGCTATTTACCATTATGTGACATTGAATATAAAAAATCATGACTATTTTGACCAATTTTAGGGGCCAAAAGACTTAATCTGCTTCTTTATATTGTAGTTCATTGTACTTACTATGTGCAGCTGCTCCCTCTTTTCTCCACTTCATACGTGTTCAGAAAGTTCACCACAGCTTCCACTTCAACCTCCAGCTCTATCCCCTTCATCTCCCGTGTTTACCTTACCTTTTCTTCGTCCCTCAcctcttccactgctctgtCGTCCTATACCATTGCCGCCTGCTTCTGTAAATCGACCTCCTCCTGTCCTTAGCTTTCTAACCCACTACACTgcccttctctcgctctctccacatttctttttttttttttacattgatatACCTGATATCTGTTATACTTTTTgctttatggcatttagctggttaggttactcgtattacagaggtgagccaatgtcatgttaggagtcttgcccaaggactcttattggtgtagtgcagcatagcaTTCCTGAGCCAGGAATCGTACCCCAGTCTCCCTCTCTGGCAAGCAGTGgcattatctgttgcgccacaccaccCACAACATCCACTCCATTCTCTAGTTCTCAAGTACACCTCACttttggggagaaaaaaaaaaacctgaagcAAATCTGAACTTAGACCATTTATTTCCATTTCAGTCGTACATACAACAGTTCTGAGCCACTTTTTCACGAAATCCTTTTTTCATTGTAAGTGTTACACAGAATAGATTACATAACAATCCCCTACTCAACGGTGTATTGATTTATAGACACAGCTTATAAATTACAGATCAGAAATAGGCTTGTGTGGCCAATATGGATGCTTTTCCTTGTCCAGCCTTGTCTCAGGGAAAGCAGTATTGAATTCTTCGATGGTCATCTGGTCAAACGGAATCATGTTCTTGAAATCCTCGAGCTGTCAAAGACCAAGGAGGATACAGACCTTTTCAGATTATGCCGAACAGTAAATCCCATGATATTAACAGAAAAACCATCCCATTAATATACTGCCAAAAGATAAGCACTttactaacacacacagttcagatgAGCATTTTCATAGATATATGTTAGATAAacatggttgttatggtattcaCCAATAGGAGTCCTTAAACATTTCTAGGTCAGTTCTCTCAGCCTTAACTACCAACATTATGAAGGAATCAGCtaaaaattatgtaaaaaaacaaaacaaacaaacaaacaaaaaaacacccccTAAGAGCAGAGCAAAGATTGATCTTCCAGTTTGGGGTTTTAACAAAGCTCATCATCTACATACTATACTGAACATAGTTAAGACATAGTCCTATAaccaacaataaacagaatgaTCAATAGTAAAAACTGTCATCAACCACTGACTTCTTACACTTACCTGTTTCTCATACTTAGCAATGCGAGCTTTGGATGCCTCAATGTAAGCTGCAGCGTTTTTGTGCTATAACATGACAATATGAACAGggaacagaaacacaacaacTGTTATGAACAGTAGAACACAATTACACACTCCAACAgtgtgcaaaataaataaataaataataaaaaaaactactcATTTAAGCAGCTCATGTTACACTGCCTTGAATTACACAACATGGACAACAGTATTTCCAGCAGTTCCTCAATgcagggggggctttatacttctccagcccacacctggcattatgcatggtgccaaaagaTTTATTACAATAATATGTAAGGTTGCCTTTCCTGAACTTGAGACCATGCAATTTTTGATAAAACAATGGCACCCCACTACTATGTATACAATCAACCCCGCCAACCCCGAAAAGCATCACTTACAGCCTCTTGCTCTTGTGCACTGATTTTAGCAGTCTGGGTGTCCACTGGCTCAGGAACAGTCAAAGCAGCAAACTGTTGTATGAAAAATTTGGGTAAATCAGGACAGAAACATTAAACCTGTAAACAGCATAAAGGCTGCTTTATACTTCTGTATAGATGCATGTTTGCGTATCTGAGAACCGACACAGTGCACACTGTCCCCTAGCATACCTTCTTCTCAAACTCATCCACCAGGCCTGCTTTAGCCACTGTGTTCCTGTAGTAACTCCAATCGATGGGTGCTGGCTTCTCTGGCAGTGTGGCAAGTCTGCAAAGAACAGCACAGAATTTATGTTCAGCAACTTCATATGACAAAGAAAAATGTAACTACATAGCTGTATAATAACACCATGGAAAAACCAGGTTTCTTTGATGGAAAATATAATGTGTGTCCTTCTTGtgacaaaaacacatttacatacattcatTATTACAAATTCAGCCTGCTCAGAGAACTCCTCCTTAAAGttaacttcaagaactgaaaAACTGGTCTGAATTAAAGAGAACACTCAAAAATTGCTCCCACCAACAATACACACGCACAGCAGACCAAACAAacgcttgttttttttgttgcttggTGGGTTGCCTCTGGACTTAAACGCAGGTGACATGCTTTATGCACATACATTTAAACCATTCAAAGCCTttgttcatttcatttatttaacgaaaaaaaataaacaaacaaaaaaaaacaacaaaacctaAACCATGCAGCATGCAGACTTATCACTTATTAGTTATATCGGTCACTCTCGTCCCATAGAACCGTGACAGCACTCACTTAGCAGAGATGGCATCGCTGCGGGTCTTCAAGTTGTTGAACATTGCTCTCTGGTTAGGAGGGACCCTCTCTGCAAATGCCAGCCAGTCAATGGCCTTTATGGCAGCTCGTCGCCCAGCCATCGCTCTGTTCCTGTCAAAACATCAACATCCAGAAATAAGCAAGGGCTGCAACCCCTTCTTGAAAAAGATGTGAAATGATGACCAGTGTCTTTGAGCAGTCATGTTCATGGTAGAATGCAGCTTGGCaacttaaaaatattaattctgTGACAtaaactagaaaagtgcattgATGCCAGTCATATGCAAAAATGCTATTTCACCATTCatagtttttttccccacaatgaCTGGTACAAGGCCTTGTAGCTTGGGTTACATAGCTATTTAAAAATGTGGTTTTCCCAAAAATATGTTTAGGCCTTATGTGAGTCTGGGAAATTGTACAAATGTCTGCTCAATCAAGGCTTCCTGCATTATGAACAGTATTAATAAGGAGTTTGTattgaccacacacacacaaaaagcaaTTTACACTGGATGtgggaacatttctgtgagaactggattgcattcagccttcAGCATAAGTAAGGTCAGGTGCCTAATGTTGGATTATTTGTATTCCTCTACAATGTTTGGTACTGGGCATGCTGACCTTGGGCCAGGAATGCCCAAATTCGGCTACTGAGCAGTTTGCTGAGTCGTTCAGCCCTGTCTTATAGGCACATGTGTGAGATTACATAAGCTGGGCAAAGCGGGTGACATTTAGTCAGCTGGACCGACTATTTAGGAGTATCTGGTTACTTGTGGACAAATACATTTGTTTACTGTCATTTTAAAGGGAACTGCTGTAAGTCACACTGGTAAGTCGCTGCTATACAGAGAGCAAGTGAAGGTCTCGCCATTGCGGCTCCCAACAAGGTCACAGTTACGCTCCATATTAGAGTATGATATTACAGCCCTGATCACCACAGAATAAACCTCGGAATAGTATCAATGCATTTTAATGATCCAACCAAGTAAATTACAAATATCCAGGTTCTACTTACCTGCCAAATTTCGAGCCGCTGCAAAGAGAGAATCGCGAGGGCAGAGAGCAGAAGCGGAAGTGCCTGCTTTTCTGTAGAGTTCACAAAGCCCGCACAGCGTTACTGACACCTAGCGGACCGACGGGAACCTGCTGCTttacaactatatatataaaaaaaaaacacgataCACTCCACATAGGGAAAGCTTTTACATATGTCAATTTATAATTTAGGATACAATAAACTACAGTTAACTATTTGTCTTATGTGTGAAATGTAGTTACTGTCGTTGTACATATACAGGGTAGGCTACAGTATAACGCAGGGAGCTTTTCAGGCTATTCAGGAAATATGTCGACATACCGTATCACAGTCACACACATGATCACAAACAACTGacttataaaaatatttaaagtaaaaaaaaaaaaaaacgtacacTATAAAAAGGTTACATTTACAGTAGCACGTTTATAGTGGTGCAAGACCTCCACGGCGTATTGAGCTGAGGATATTCGCAGTGGTAGCTGGTGGAGTGCACAAATATGTCCTATAATTGTATAGATAGATACTAGATTATATAAACTGCTGTACCATGAATATGATTAAATTATTTACATGAAATATTTTTTGACATTAATTTATTTAGCACATTTATCAATTAACGAGTACCAGCACCTCGAGTCTGTGCTGAGTAGAAACGATGCCCTCTGGTGGTGGATGCGAGAAGGGACTGAGGGAAAAGCCGTGTGTGTTACAGCATGGGacatagagacagagagtggaAAGATGACCAGTtctctaaattaaaaaaaacaaaacaaaacaaaacaaaaaacaaccattCATTATGTTATCATGGCAGTAAAAGGATTAAAGGAAAATGAacattaacttaaaaaaaaaaaagaatagttCCTGACAAATGGGAACTCATTTCAGTATGGTGGATTGTTTACTGACTTTAATAACTTATTTAAGAACCTTTATTGTCATGATACGTGCACAGCACAGTCTTCGCATATCTCAGCTTGGAAAGGATAGGATAGGAGTGCAGGGTTGGTTGTGATCAGAAAGCCAGCACTCAACCATCCAGCCATCACTTTTAGGATACTTATAGCCTATTTATTCAATTATAAAATGATCATGTGCCATGCATACATTGAGCATATATCATTTTGTCTATCTAggttctgtttgtgtgttgcaCTGTGCATAACTGTGCTCTTTTTAGCCCATTGAAACACACCCTTACTCTGCATATCTTGTTATCATTCactctttattgtatagctCCTAAAAACTTTTGTTAACTACTATGAAACATTATGTTGTAGTAGTTACAGGCGTGAGGAGGGGCCCTTatggtttaaggggttaaatgtgaATGTAGCAGGAAGTGTGCAGTAGTAATAAAACGATCCATATTATTATGTCTCCCCATTCCTTGGTTATGAAGTCTGGTCCTATGCGTATTCTGAGAACGTTGGGTACAACAAggctctctgactgtctcttgGCTATTTTTAGGCTCTGCCATCACAAACTGTTCTGGTCTTGAATTTCCCCTTGGCTACTACCATGAGTATATACTCACTGTCCCATTTGTTTATGGTCTGATCATGATATTTGTGGTGTGATCCATGACGTCTTTTTGTCAGATTTTCTAATTCCTGTGAGAGCCATGCTTCCAGTCTGCCATAGTACAGGTAGGCCACAATACTGGCTTTTCTACACCCACCACTTAAAGTGGGTGTCACTAAGCTGCCCAAACTGACAGTGCCTGGTATATTATTGCcaggactgctttttgaaaatGGCACAatgcaggacagccaatcagaacagagattaTTCACATATACCAGTGTTAAAGGCACATTAACAAAAAGGGTCTTTTAAAAGGGATAAAGAGAAGCTGGAAAATGAAGTCAAAATTATTAATATAGAAAAGAAATGTAGATTACAGACCTTACCTTTTTCTTAATAGTTTTAATATAAACAGCATAGACATCTGTAATCACAGTATAACCAAAACAAAGCCTGCCTTAGACTTCTTAAGCTTTGAGGACTTCTTAAGTCATGCACATAAATAAAGATATTACCATAATACCACACCTACTTCACTCTGGTTCATGAAGACAAAATTAAATGACATGTAAAATACACCGCCTACAGTAAATACACACTATAAAGTCTAAATTATGAACatgatacatgcacaatatcTCAAATTTTcacattgtttatattatatgttCAAATGACATATTTCGTTGGAAGTAAGTGAACAAATCCTTTCAACAAAACTTAAATAacttatatatgtatttattgtgtttgaGCACAATTTGCATGTTTGCTGAATGTAACATTGTTAACATACGCAAGATGTGTAAGTGCAGACGTGTGCTCTCTGTCGATAAGTGTTAACTTGTGTAACTTGTGTAACttttacttagaaaatcaatcaaatgtgtaaTTTAACCAGGGCTGCCTGacattttgttaattttttttttttaccagtttaCCAGTTTCCATCCAATACGCAGTCTATCATTAACTGTAAATCAGgtgggaataaagccccccagcattgagctgtggagcagtggaactgtgttctctggaatgacggtgcttCATCCAACACTTGGGATGTTggaagttggggagttggggatagaGTGGGGTAGTGATCGCTTAACACCCCGACCTCAGTAAAGCgcttgtccctgaatgcaatataaccctcaaagcaatgctctgaaatttagtagaaagccttgcctggacagtagagacagttactctcaCAAAAGCAGGTTCAAcgcttttttacatttacatttacatttacatttatggcatttagcagacgctcttatccagagcgacttacaaggtaactcgtattacagaggtgggtcagtgtagtgttaggagtcttgcccaaggacccttattggtgtagcgcagcatagtcacccagaccgggaatcgaaccccagcctcccacatggtgtggtagctcagtggcaggtagtggtgttatctgttgcgccacaccaatttttttaatacacttgtgtcccaatacttttgtcatattatCTGATATTGtactattttgtattttatttttatttgtatacaCAGGGACAAGTTGTATATTACACTAATGCTGTTTCAGTTTACACACTTAAATAGCCTCTgtttatgtactgtatataaacaTAGCACCCAGGTGCagctcactgtactgtactgtactgtactgtacactctGTAGTATATAGGTCCAGTCTGTGCTCAGTAAGTAAGTAAGAAAGGACTCCCATTAGTGTTACGTAGCCGTGTTCCCGTCACCCAGCGGTCACGGGTTGGCTCTCCCCCTCTGATCCTGCCTGTGTGGTCACTCCTGGCTGTACTTCCTCCAGCTCGGAGGAGAGAGCTGACCAGAGCAGAGTGGCCAGCGGGGAGGAGACAAGCCACTTCATGTCGAGTGCAGATGCCGTCTTCATGCTAAGGTgaggaggaagaaagaaaggagagagggggagaaagagcgCACGAGCCGCGGTTATGAGGGAGTTTTCAGCGGGAGGTAGGAGGAGTGATTGTACCTGAACTGCGGCCACTGAAGACTGACCCGTGTGCTCTCGCTTGCTGACAGCGAGCTCTGAACGATCTTCAGCATGCCGGTGCATGTGGTAAAAGGTTCAAACGgagcttttatttattagtaGTGTTATTGTCGTGGTTGCATTGGCTGTTGTGCGAACAGGTGCTGCTTTCTGCTGTTCCCATGGAGACCAGTGCGCAAAAAGACAAAGTGAGAGAAAACGCGAGGCAGAAACCGCGGTCCTCACATCTGGTCGACTGGGGAAACATGCGGTCAGCGAGAGACTTTGGGACTGTAATCCAGCCTGAAGCAGATTAGCAGCGCTAGAACAGAAGGTCCGTGCTGGGCTTTTGTTCTCGGTGTTCTCCTGCTCGAGGCAGGCAAAGTTATACCAAAGGAATCAAGGGCTTGATTTAACCTGAATGGTGAaaaccaagaactgtgtagctTCTGAGTGTTGAATCAGCAGCCGGAGACCTAAAATGACCCCAAGATGTAGGAGAGCGCTGGATGTAGCTACCATCCTTTGGGGGCTTTTAAATAATGCACAGGGGCAGCTGAGGACGCTAAAGACAGGCTGAGAGTGGGGCAGGCTGGAGTGAGTCCCTGACGAAAAAGCGTGTCTAAGGTCTCTAAGGTTCAGATAGTTACTATAGAAGCTGATATACAATATTCATAGGAAAAGCAGCCAGTACTGTATGTGTTAGCGGTGTATCAGTTCAACACACCCTAGGCaaaatggttctagataagaAAAGAGGGTTATTTAACTCGCGATGGAGCCCATTTTTTAAAAGGTCCTGTATGAAACCATCAAAGgttacaaaaggttttccaccaatctgaAGTATAGCTTCATAATTTATAAGACATAGTAATCAATTAGTCTTTATTAGTAATACATCCATATGCTGTTCAAACATGTATAAAATGTGGTGtgtacaatttaaaaaaaaaaaattgttaaactttttccctttttcttcccaatttggtactgccaattaatccACCCGTTCATAACTCCCCCCTAGCAGAAGcagtgctcctgacactagaagGGTAAGTACCCTCTTTTCGAACTTTGCTGGACAGCCgacacgctcggaggaaagcttcgggtccccagctctatcacatcagctaacagacgcttgTGCAGG
This genomic window contains:
- the atp5pd gene encoding ATP synthase subunit d, mitochondrial — its product is MAGRRAAIKAIDWLAFAERVPPNQRAMFNNLKTRSDAISAKLATLPEKPAPIDWSYYRNTVAKAGLVDEFEKKFAALTVPEPVDTQTAKISAQEQEAHKNAAAYIEASKARIAKYEKQLEDFKNMIPFDQMTIEEFNTAFPETRLDKEKHPYWPHKPISDL